A segment of the Candidatus Methylarchaceae archaeon HK02M2 genome:
CCGAGGTCGATACTGATTTAGTAAAGCGTTTAGTCGAAACCTCTAGTATTATAGATTTTGATGAATCTGCTCATATGCATGAGCACTCTATAGAAGTTCAGATACCATTCCTCCAGTATATATATGGTACTAAGTTCAAGATTGTGCCCATAAGTATGATGCTTCAAGATATAACAACAGCAGTGGAAGTTGGTAAAGCGATAGCAAAATGTGTAAAAGAAAAAAATTGTTTGTTAATAGCTTCTTCAGACTTTACCCATTATGAGGAGCATAAAGTTGCTTTAAGAAAAGACTCCGAAGCTATTAAAGCCATTATACAGACAGATGTACCCAAACTTTACGATATTATTGAGGAATGGAA
Coding sequences within it:
- the amrB gene encoding AmmeMemoRadiSam system protein B, which codes for MRLRHPAVAGLFYPSNPDELSDSIKESFLYRIGPGKEPPTSKVIDQKVALVSPHAGYIYSGPIAAYGYYACSSLKNIQSVVIAGPNHHGIGSGVATVKEGAWETPLGNAEVDTDLVKRLVETSSIIDFDESAHMHEHSIEVQIPFLQYIYGTKFKIVPISMMLQDITTAVEVGKAIAKCVKEKNCLLIASSDFTHYEEHKVALRKDSEAIKAIIQTDVPKLYDIIEEW